A single region of the Ignavibacteriota bacterium genome encodes:
- the aroD gene encoding type I 3-dehydroquinate dehydratase, with amino-acid sequence MNEAFQKIKQAVKETELIEIRVDGISDLDISKLLQKPRPKFIITNRRIEEGGKFSGSLNENLKILAEAVKHQTEYVDIELSWGTNAVQQLVAQSAKTKIIVSYHNFDETPSNLFNIYKKMKTTGAHVFKIVTMAKDISDNKTMFDLLTLARSEKRKLLAFCMGERGQISRILQGKFGGQFMYAPISVDEETAPGQLNIQDLKNTFRVHILNSRTKVFGLIGNPVSQSKGIYFHNSIFARKNLNAVYVNFLVDNLPLFFKSYRDMICGLSVTMPFKQEILPMLDEVETDANELRAVNTVIKKRKKLYGTNTDLPAILQCLKKRTSLRNKRVTVLGTGGTARTMAYAAILIGAKTTIIGRNENKSRTLANELGCEWAKPKSFSEVHTDILMNGTSVGMNSTEIPFNVHNHLRHTMTVFDAVYSPPMTSLLVAAKAAGCKIITGLEFFQTQAKLQSKLFTESL; translated from the coding sequence ATGAACGAAGCGTTTCAGAAAATCAAACAAGCAGTAAAAGAGACTGAACTCATCGAGATTCGGGTTGATGGAATTTCTGACCTCGATATTTCAAAACTTCTCCAAAAGCCACGTCCCAAATTCATCATAACAAATAGAAGAATTGAAGAAGGCGGAAAGTTCTCCGGTTCTTTGAATGAGAATTTGAAAATACTTGCAGAGGCAGTCAAACATCAAACAGAATATGTTGACATAGAATTGAGTTGGGGAACAAATGCGGTACAACAACTCGTTGCTCAATCTGCTAAAACAAAGATTATTGTTTCATACCATAACTTTGATGAGACTCCTTCCAACCTTTTCAACATCTACAAGAAAATGAAAACAACGGGCGCGCATGTTTTCAAAATCGTAACGATGGCGAAGGATATATCTGACAACAAAACAATGTTTGATTTATTAACGCTTGCACGAAGTGAAAAGCGAAAACTTCTTGCATTCTGCATGGGAGAACGGGGACAAATCAGCAGAATTCTGCAAGGTAAATTTGGCGGACAGTTTATGTATGCTCCAATTTCTGTTGACGAGGAGACAGCCCCCGGGCAGTTGAACATTCAGGATTTGAAAAATACATTCCGAGTTCATATTTTGAACTCACGAACTAAGGTTTTTGGACTCATTGGTAATCCGGTCTCGCAAAGCAAAGGGATTTATTTTCACAATTCAATCTTTGCTCGGAAAAACCTCAACGCAGTTTACGTCAACTTTCTTGTTGATAATCTTCCACTGTTTTTCAAATCATATCGCGATATGATTTGCGGACTCAGTGTAACGATGCCATTCAAACAAGAAATTCTTCCGATGCTTGATGAAGTTGAAACAGATGCGAACGAACTTCGAGCCGTCAATACAGTCATCAAAAAAAGAAAGAAACTGTACGGGACAAACACGGATTTGCCTGCCATCTTACAATGTTTGAAAAAGCGAACGTCACTCAGAAACAAACGAGTAACAGTTCTCGGAACAGGCGGCACAGCACGCACGATGGCGTATGCGGCAATACTCATTGGAGCCAAAACAACAATTATCGGAAGAAACGAAAATAAATCACGCACGCTTGCAAACGAATTGGGTTGCGAGTGGGCAAAACCAAAATCATTTTCAGAAGTACACACAGATATTTTGATGAACGGAACGAGCGTCGGCATGAACTCGACAGAAATTCCGTTCAATGTTCATAACCATCTCCGTCACACCATGACAGTTTTTGATGCAGTATATTCACCTCCAATGACATCCCTCCTTGTCGCCGCAAAAGCAGCGGGCTGCAAGATTATTACCGGATTAGAATTTTTTCAAACTCAAGCAAAGTTACAATCAAAGTTGTTCACCGAATCATTATGA
- the trpB gene encoding tryptophan synthase subunit beta has product MADIQSLPDSSGHFGKYGGRFVPETLMSALFELEHAYNSIKHDETFQNRFNDLLKNYVGRPTPLYFAERLTQRFGKAKIYLKREDLCHTGAHKINNTIGQILLAKRIGKTRIIAETGAGQHGVATATVAAMMGLECIVYMGTEDMQRQEINVTRMRLLGAEVRPVSSGTGTLKDAINEALRDWVTNVRNTFYVIGSVVGPHPYPMMVRDFQSVIGKETKQQMLEKEHRLPDYLVACVGGGSNSIGLFYDFLQDLSVKIFGVEAAGHGIETGKHAATLTAGKPGALHGSFSYILQDEDGQVIPAHSISAGLDYPGVGPEHSYLKDSGRVQYVSIQDDEALKAGLELTRLEGILPALESSHALAYLEYLIPKTNPNEIVVVNLSGRGEKDLPTIIRNTLT; this is encoded by the coding sequence ATGGCAGATATACAATCACTTCCTGATTCATCCGGTCACTTCGGCAAATACGGCGGGCGATTCGTTCCCGAAACATTGATGTCCGCCTTGTTTGAATTGGAACATGCCTACAATTCAATCAAACATGATGAGACATTTCAAAACAGATTTAATGACTTACTGAAAAACTATGTCGGTCGTCCGACTCCACTCTATTTTGCTGAACGACTAACACAAAGATTCGGCAAAGCAAAAATCTATTTGAAGCGTGAAGACTTGTGTCATACCGGCGCACACAAAATTAATAATACAATCGGACAGATTCTTCTTGCAAAGCGAATCGGGAAAACAAGAATCATTGCCGAAACCGGAGCGGGACAGCACGGAGTCGCCACAGCAACTGTTGCCGCTATGATGGGTTTGGAGTGCATCGTCTATATGGGAACGGAAGACATGCAACGACAGGAAATCAACGTAACGAGAATGAGATTGCTCGGCGCCGAAGTTCGCCCTGTCAGTTCGGGAACCGGAACGTTAAAGGACGCAATCAACGAGGCGTTGCGTGATTGGGTAACAAATGTTCGAAACACGTTTTATGTGATTGGTTCTGTCGTTGGTCCGCATCCGTATCCAATGATGGTGAGAGATTTTCAATCAGTGATTGGAAAAGAGACGAAACAACAAATGTTGGAGAAAGAACATCGCTTACCCGATTATTTAGTTGCGTGTGTCGGCGGCGGCAGTAATTCGATTGGTTTGTTTTATGATTTTCTCCAAGATTTATCTGTGAAGATTTTTGGAGTTGAAGCAGCGGGACACGGAATTGAAACAGGTAAACACGCAGCAACTCTCACAGCGGGAAAACCCGGAGCGCTTCACGGCTCATTCAGTTACATTTTGCAAGATGAAGACGGACAAGTAATTCCCGCTCACTCTATCTCTGCCGGACTTGATTATCCCGGTGTCGGACCTGAACATAGTTATTTGAAAGATTCAGGTCGAGTTCAATATGTTTCCATCCAAGATGATGAAGCATTGAAAGCCGGACTTGAGTTAACCCGACTCGAAGGAATTCTCCCTGCGTTAGAATCATCTCATGCGTTGGCGTATCTTGAATATCTGATACCGAAGACAAATCCAAACGAAATTGTGGTTGTAAATCTTTCTGGACGCGGGGAGAAGGATTTACCGACGATAATTCGAAATACCCTAACATAA
- the aroB gene encoding 3-dehydroquinate synthase, translated as MKLRVHLKKTIDDSYDIHIGIRLADAVKQIAKMKLGSKYFIITDTNVQKLYGKKFCRLMTEWKLETVLLSIHSGEEYKNRQTKALLENEVLKLNAGRDSVFIALGGGVVGDITGFVAATLHRGVPFLQIPTTLLAQVDSSIGGKVAVDHPLGKNLIGAFYQPKAVFIDTTTLHTLPDSEFSNGMAEIIKYAAIMDADLFEFLDANSKKILNNDERVLNKIIKRCCELKRYVVERDEKETDLRRILNFGHTIGHALESLMNYKMSHGQAVAIGMVAETKISVALGLIEPDAVECIEYMLRKYNLPTEIPSNIDLKKLFEATLQDKKAKSGIVHYSLLQEIGKAKVGVPLTHLEALKLFRQ; from the coding sequence ATGAAACTCAGAGTACATCTCAAAAAAACAATTGACGATTCCTACGATATTCATATCGGCATACGGCTTGCAGATGCTGTGAAGCAGATTGCCAAGATGAAACTTGGGAGTAAGTACTTCATTATCACCGATACAAATGTTCAGAAATTGTATGGAAAAAAGTTCTGCCGATTGATGACGGAATGGAAATTAGAAACCGTCCTCCTCTCTATTCATTCCGGAGAAGAATATAAAAACCGACAGACGAAGGCGTTACTTGAAAATGAAGTGCTGAAGTTGAACGCAGGTCGGGATTCTGTTTTCATTGCACTCGGTGGCGGAGTTGTCGGAGATATTACAGGATTTGTCGCAGCGACTCTTCATCGCGGAGTTCCGTTCTTACAAATTCCAACCACACTTCTTGCACAGGTTGATAGCTCCATCGGCGGGAAAGTTGCTGTTGACCATCCGCTTGGGAAGAATTTGATTGGCGCGTTTTATCAACCGAAAGCAGTCTTTATTGATACAACAACACTACATACGTTGCCTGATTCAGAATTCTCAAATGGAATGGCGGAAATTATCAAGTACGCGGCAATCATGGATGCGGACTTGTTTGAGTTCCTTGATGCAAATTCAAAAAAGATTTTGAACAACGATGAACGAGTTCTCAATAAAATTATCAAGCGATGTTGTGAGTTGAAACGTTACGTTGTCGAACGAGATGAAAAAGAAACAGACCTGAGGCGAATTCTGAATTTCGGACATACGATTGGTCATGCACTCGAATCATTAATGAATTATAAAATGTCACACGGACAGGCAGTTGCAATCGGGATGGTAGCAGAGACAAAAATCTCTGTTGCGCTTGGATTGATTGAGCCGGATGCAGTTGAGTGTATCGAATATATGCTTCGTAAATACAATCTGCCGACAGAAATTCCATCGAACATTGATTTGAAGAAATTGTTCGAAGCAACTCTTCAAGACAAGAAAGCAAAGTCAGGAATTGTTCATTACTCCTTGCTTCAAGAAATCGGAAAAGCAAAGGTTGGAGTTCCGCTTACACATTTGGAAGCTTTGAAATTGTTCAGGCAATGA
- a CDS encoding phosphoribosylanthranilate isomerase, which translates to MKPLVKICGITNFADALFCATAGANYLGFIFYENSPRYIQPSKAREIIRNLPSSATPVGVFVNEMREIIERTIRETTIKLIQLSGDESPDDCSEFSVEVWKAFRLSKHDEVNQTKEYKISAALLDGSSNGLYGGTGNHADYSIAQELKKIHRLVFAGGLNPDNICEAIHTVQPFAVDINSGIELVPGKKNHQKVKLLFDKLNQ; encoded by the coding sequence ATGAAGCCATTGGTAAAAATCTGTGGTATCACGAACTTTGCTGATGCGCTCTTCTGTGCAACTGCCGGAGCGAACTATTTAGGATTTATTTTTTATGAAAATAGTCCCCGATATATTCAGCCATCGAAAGCGAGAGAGATTATCAGAAATCTCCCGTCGAGTGCTACACCCGTAGGAGTGTTCGTCAACGAGATGCGGGAAATCATTGAACGAACAATTCGGGAAACGACCATCAAACTCATTCAACTCAGCGGAGATGAATCTCCCGATGACTGTTCTGAATTTTCAGTTGAAGTGTGGAAAGCGTTTCGTCTGTCAAAGCATGATGAAGTAAATCAAACAAAGGAATATAAAATATCTGCCGCGTTACTTGATGGCTCGAGCAATGGGTTGTACGGCGGAACAGGAAACCATGCGGATTATTCAATTGCACAGGAACTGAAAAAGATTCACCGTCTTGTATTTGCCGGTGGTTTAAATCCTGACAACATTTGTGAAGCAATCCACACTGTTCAACCATTCGCTGTGGATATAAACAGCGGAATCGAACTTGTTCCCGGAAAGAAAAACCATCAAAAAGTAAAATTATTATTTGATAAACTGAACCAATAA
- a CDS encoding prephenate dehydrogenase codes for MRTEIGLIGFGRFGQYASRKLRRHFNVCYYDPKSVKTIDPGEREVTLDEAASKDYVVLAVPINQMPAILKAISKKVKPGAIIFDVCSVKELPVQWMKDSLPQSVSIVGTHPLFGPDSAVTSLAGKLIFLTPVRIKRELFEIVRIQLTSNSLVVHEISPTEHDLLMAKTLFMTQFVGRSLINLDLPQTMYSTENYKNLRQIIEYADNDTEELFKDMYGYNRYARKICQRYSQELQQLFTKLEHQGM; via the coding sequence ATGAGAACAGAAATCGGATTAATCGGATTCGGAAGATTCGGTCAGTATGCATCACGAAAATTACGGAGACATTTTAACGTTTGTTACTACGACCCCAAATCAGTGAAAACCATTGACCCGGGAGAACGGGAAGTAACACTCGATGAAGCGGCTTCGAAAGATTATGTCGTGCTTGCAGTTCCAATCAACCAGATGCCTGCAATACTCAAGGCAATATCGAAAAAAGTGAAACCAGGCGCCATCATCTTCGATGTTTGCTCGGTCAAAGAATTGCCGGTACAATGGATGAAGGATTCACTCCCCCAATCTGTTTCTATCGTCGGAACACATCCGCTCTTCGGTCCGGATAGCGCAGTAACTTCCTTAGCAGGCAAACTAATATTTCTCACCCCTGTAAGAATAAAACGGGAATTATTTGAAATCGTTCGGATACAATTAACCTCCAATAGTCTCGTCGTTCACGAAATCTCTCCGACCGAACATGACTTACTTATGGCAAAAACATTATTCATGACACAATTTGTCGGACGAAGTCTCATCAACCTTGATTTGCCGCAAACAATGTACTCGACAGAAAATTACAAAAATCTTCGTCAAATCATCGAGTACGCTGATAACGACACGGAAGAATTATTTAAAGATATGTACGGTTATAACCGTTACGCGCGAAAAATTTGCCAGCGGTACTCACAGGAACTGCAACAACTCTTCACAAAATTAGAGCACCAGGGGATGTAA
- the aroF gene encoding 3-deoxy-7-phosphoheptulonate synthase, which translates to MLILMKLDAPRSDIERVKEKISSLGYAPHEIPGEARMAIGVTGNRGKIDPELFLNLPGVLDAIPVTKPYKLASKDFKALSTTVQIGNEFVGANELTIIAGPCSVESRQQIVDTAGILKELGIRFLRGGAYKPRTSPYAFQGLKQEALQYLKDARTATGLNIVTEVKDTETLPLVSECADVLQIGARNMQNYSLLEAVGALQKPVLLKRGLSATIEEWLMAAEYILNGGNPNVILCERGIRTFETATRNTLDLNAVPIVKKLSHLPIIVDPSHGIGVWEGVIPMSLASVAAGADGLMIEVHHNPETALSDGYQSLKPSKMKLLLEQLRQLAPIMNRTLTLK; encoded by the coding sequence ATGCTTATTTTAATGAAATTAGACGCGCCTCGTTCCGACATTGAGCGGGTGAAAGAAAAAATATCAAGCCTCGGCTACGCGCCGCATGAAATCCCAGGCGAAGCACGAATGGCAATAGGCGTCACCGGAAACCGCGGCAAGATTGACCCCGAACTTTTCCTCAATCTCCCCGGAGTTCTTGATGCAATTCCGGTTACAAAGCCGTACAAACTTGCAAGCAAAGATTTCAAAGCATTAAGTACGACTGTTCAAATCGGAAATGAGTTTGTCGGGGCGAATGAATTGACGATTATTGCAGGACCTTGTTCTGTCGAAAGTCGTCAACAGATTGTTGATACGGCAGGAATTTTGAAAGAACTTGGAATTAGGTTTCTGCGCGGCGGAGCGTATAAGCCGCGAACTTCTCCCTACGCGTTTCAGGGATTGAAACAAGAAGCATTACAGTATTTAAAGGATGCACGTACCGCAACGGGATTGAATATTGTCACCGAAGTAAAAGATACTGAAACGCTTCCGCTCGTTTCAGAGTGTGCGGATGTTCTTCAAATCGGCGCAAGGAACATGCAAAACTATTCTTTGCTTGAAGCGGTTGGCGCGCTGCAAAAGCCCGTTCTTCTTAAACGGGGACTTTCTGCAACTATCGAAGAATGGCTGATGGCGGCAGAATATATTTTGAACGGCGGCAATCCGAATGTTATTTTGTGCGAGCGTGGCATCAGAACATTTGAAACGGCAACACGCAACACGCTCGATTTGAACGCCGTCCCGATAGTGAAGAAACTTTCTCACCTTCCCATCATCGTTGACCCGAGCCACGGCATTGGTGTGTGGGAAGGAGTGATTCCGATGTCGCTCGCCTCTGTTGCGGCAGGTGCGGATGGATTGATGATTGAAGTTCACCACAATCCTGAAACTGCTTTGTCAGATGGTTACCAATCGCTTAAGCCATCAAAAATGAAATTGCTGTTGGAACAATTACGACAACTCGCGCCGATTATGAACAGAACATTGACGCTCAAATAA
- a CDS encoding tryptophan synthase subunit alpha has protein sequence MNKLSTYVHKLNHKTLSLFITAGFPTLETTVPLVVELANAGADVIELGIPFSDPVADGPVIQMSSEVALRNGVTLQNTFEMVAEIRKETNIPLVLMGYANPIFAFGLEKFLSTCKQLGVNGTIIADLPIEESTEYRTLAKQYDISIIFLATPTTPDERLKLLDEASNGFLYCVSITGVTGERQQISQQAKDFLTRARKVVTKNPLFVGFGISTPEDAKELAQYADGIIIGSALIKILQSAKDGNAIADAKKFVHSIRQSLDS, from the coding sequence ATGAACAAGTTATCTACTTACGTTCACAAACTAAACCACAAAACCCTTTCTCTCTTCATCACCGCCGGTTTCCCAACACTCGAAACCACTGTTCCACTTGTTGTTGAACTTGCGAACGCCGGTGCAGATGTGATTGAACTTGGCATTCCATTTTCTGATCCGGTTGCTGATGGACCCGTAATTCAAATGAGTTCAGAAGTTGCGCTTAGGAATGGAGTAACTCTTCAAAATACTTTTGAAATGGTTGCAGAGATTCGAAAGGAAACCAACATTCCGCTTGTGTTGATGGGTTATGCAAATCCGATTTTTGCTTTCGGATTAGAAAAATTTCTTTCCACTTGCAAACAACTCGGAGTTAATGGTACAATCATCGCAGACCTGCCGATTGAAGAAAGTACAGAATATCGAACGCTGGCAAAGCAATATGATATTTCTATAATCTTCCTCGCAACACCAACCACTCCCGATGAACGATTGAAATTGCTCGATGAAGCATCGAATGGATTTCTTTATTGTGTTTCTATTACGGGAGTGACGGGAGAACGTCAGCAGATTTCACAACAGGCGAAGGATTTTCTAACTCGTGCGAGAAAGGTCGTAACGAAAAATCCGTTGTTTGTCGGCTTCGGGATTTCGACTCCTGAAGATGCGAAAGAACTTGCTCAATATGCGGACGGCATCATCATCGGAAGTGCGCTCATCAAGATTCTTCAGTCTGCAAAAGATGGAAATGCTATTGCAGATGCGAAAAAGTTTGTACATTCCATTCGTCAATCTCTCGATTCGTAA
- the bshB1 gene encoding bacillithiol biosynthesis deacetylase BshB1 produces MQLDILAIGAHPDDVELSCGGTVAKCVKLGYSVGIADLTRGETGTRGTARIRAKEALDAANILGVNIRENLDLPDGRFEVTEKNRLKVVQLYRKYRPKILLIPHWHERHPDHVHAHHLCREAWFYSGLAKINTTLNGKKQLPWRPNNYFHFMQKYEFEPSFIVDISDVYELRVAAIKAHKSQFYNPESSEPETFLSQKSFLDFMETRMKYYGTKIGVKYGEPFYSVEAIGVKDFSSLVLFKG; encoded by the coding sequence ATGCAACTTGACATACTTGCAATCGGCGCACACCCAGATGATGTTGAACTTTCATGCGGCGGAACTGTTGCAAAATGTGTGAAACTCGGATACAGTGTCGGCATTGCAGATTTGACCCGCGGCGAAACCGGAACACGCGGCACTGCACGCATCCGTGCAAAAGAAGCGCTCGATGCGGCGAATATTCTTGGCGTCAACATCCGGGAGAATTTAGATTTACCCGACGGACGATTTGAAGTTACTGAAAAGAATCGCTTGAAAGTTGTTCAACTGTACCGGAAATATCGTCCGAAAATACTTCTTATTCCCCATTGGCACGAGCGGCATCCTGACCACGTTCATGCTCATCACCTTTGTCGTGAAGCGTGGTTTTATTCGGGCTTGGCGAAAATCAATACCACGCTGAACGGGAAAAAACAACTGCCATGGCGTCCGAATAACTATTTCCATTTCATGCAGAAATATGAATTTGAACCAAGTTTCATTGTTGATATTTCAGACGTGTATGAATTACGCGTTGCAGCAATCAAAGCACACAAATCTCAGTTCTACAATCCTGAATCATCCGAGCCGGAAACATTCCTCAGTCAGAAATCATTCCTCGACTTTATGGAGACACGAATGAAATATTATGGGACAAAAATTGGAGTGAAGTACGGAGAACCGTTCTACTCAGTCGAAGCAATTGGTGTGAAAGATTTCTCTTCACTCGTTTTGTTTAAGGGATGA
- the aroA gene encoding 3-phosphoshikimate 1-carboxyvinyltransferase, with translation MNEVPSRSIRTIETLDAEVRVPPSKSYTNRALIVASLADGITILSNTSSSDDSKYLVEALKQFGIGITNQDNLIQVEGTSGNLTAPHQEVFVGNAGTAIRFLATFSCLANGEVTLTGDEAMQKRPIKDLLDALTMAGIRSSSNNGCPPVKIQGGNFKGGVISLSANISSQFVSSILLSAPYSKYPVTLNIKNKLSSTPYVDMSLHVMRSFGAEIEVIEPYTSYYISNTERYIAEPFHIEADASAVTYFAAAAAITGGKVSVADVSLDSLQGDIRFLSVLKEMGCKIIKRENVVEIQGNGLRGIEVDMNDIPDCVPTLAVVAAFAEGETTISNVAHLQFKESNRLIALAAQLTKLGAKVKVLEDGLLIRPQPLHGATIETYNDHRIAMSFAIAGLKVPGVEILNPMCVTKSFPNFWDEFKKLEESC, from the coding sequence ATGAATGAAGTTCCATCTCGTTCAATACGAACCATCGAGACGTTAGACGCCGAGGTTCGTGTCCCTCCATCAAAAAGTTACACCAACCGTGCGCTCATCGTTGCATCGCTTGCCGATGGAATTACGATTCTCTCCAATACATCAAGCAGTGATGATTCAAAATATCTCGTCGAAGCGTTGAAACAATTTGGCATCGGAATTACCAATCAGGATAACCTCATTCAAGTTGAGGGCACGTCAGGAAATCTCACCGCACCGCATCAAGAAGTGTTTGTGGGAAATGCAGGAACTGCTATCCGCTTTCTCGCGACGTTCTCTTGTTTAGCAAACGGTGAAGTAACTCTTACTGGCGATGAGGCAATGCAAAAACGTCCCATCAAAGATTTGCTTGATGCGTTGACAATGGCAGGAATTAGATCTTCAAGCAACAATGGCTGTCCTCCGGTTAAAATTCAAGGCGGTAATTTCAAAGGCGGAGTAATTTCACTCTCTGCAAACATCAGCAGTCAGTTTGTCTCTTCGATTTTGCTTTCTGCGCCGTACTCAAAATATCCGGTCACCCTCAACATCAAAAATAAATTAAGTTCAACTCCGTATGTTGATATGTCGCTTCACGTGATGCGTTCATTCGGCGCTGAGATTGAAGTTATCGAACCGTACACTTCATACTATATTTCAAACACTGAACGGTATATCGCTGAGCCGTTTCATATCGAAGCGGATGCTTCTGCAGTAACATACTTTGCCGCAGCGGCGGCAATCACCGGTGGAAAAGTTTCCGTTGCTGATGTTTCTCTTGATTCACTTCAAGGTGACATTCGATTTCTAAGTGTTTTGAAAGAGATGGGTTGCAAAATTATTAAACGTGAAAACGTTGTTGAGATTCAGGGAAATGGACTCAGAGGAATCGAAGTTGACATGAACGATATTCCTGATTGTGTTCCGACACTTGCAGTTGTCGCCGCATTTGCTGAAGGTGAAACGACAATTTCAAACGTTGCACATCTACAGTTTAAAGAATCAAACAGATTAATTGCGCTTGCCGCTCAACTTACCAAACTCGGTGCGAAGGTGAAAGTACTTGAAGACGGATTGCTCATTCGACCTCAGCCGTTGCATGGAGCGACAATTGAAACATATAACGACCACCGGATTGCAATGAGTTTTGCAATCGCGGGGTTGAAAGTTCCGGGAGTTGAAATTCTCAATCCGATGTGCGTGACAAAATCATTCCCGAATTTTTGGGATGAATTCAAAAAGTTAGAAGAAAGTTGTTAA
- the aroC gene encoding chorismate synthase → MAGNSFGKFFRITTFGESHGKAVGVLIDGVKPNLPFSLDGIQKELNRRRPGQSGVTTPRNETDQVQVLSGVFEGKTLGTPICLLIWNKDQNSKAYESIKNLFRPGHAAFTYLSKYGIQDYRGGGRSSARETAGRVAAGALAKQILAKRGIKIYAYTKQVGNITAKEIDFSEIEKNPVRCADAKVAKKMERAILKVKKEGDSLGGVVEAVITGVPAGLGEPVFDKLEADLAKALLSIPAIKGFEIGSGFAAAKMKASEHNDEFYKEKKSGKVRTKTNFAGGILGGISNGEDIVVRVAVKPPSSILKTQETVDTKGKKRTIKVEGRHDPCLCPRAVPVVESMLALVLADHLMRQTLTKHQTGLARIREEIDIVDDMLLLLLAQRMELVSEVGKWKKNNSKPIPDKKREQDIIKKRLRVAQSSGLDETFIRKLYHLILTQGKTIQAIV, encoded by the coding sequence ATGGCTGGAAATTCATTCGGCAAGTTCTTTCGTATCACCACGTTCGGGGAAAGTCACGGTAAGGCAGTTGGAGTTTTGATTGACGGAGTGAAACCCAATCTCCCTTTTTCGCTCGATGGAATTCAAAAAGAATTGAACAGACGACGACCGGGGCAGAGTGGCGTTACAACTCCGCGAAACGAAACCGACCAAGTTCAAGTATTGAGCGGCGTGTTTGAAGGAAAGACTCTCGGCACCCCAATCTGTCTTTTGATTTGGAACAAAGACCAAAACTCGAAAGCATACGAAAGTATCAAGAATTTATTCCGACCCGGACACGCGGCGTTCACATACTTGTCGAAATATGGAATTCAGGATTATCGAGGCGGCGGTCGTTCATCAGCAAGAGAAACCGCCGGACGTGTTGCGGCAGGTGCGTTGGCAAAACAAATTCTCGCTAAACGCGGGATTAAAATTTATGCTTACACAAAACAAGTCGGCAACATTACCGCGAAAGAAATTGATTTTTCTGAAATTGAAAAGAATCCTGTTCGATGCGCTGATGCAAAAGTCGCGAAGAAAATGGAGAGGGCAATTCTTAAAGTAAAAAAAGAAGGCGACTCGCTCGGCGGCGTTGTTGAAGCAGTCATCACGGGAGTTCCTGCGGGACTTGGAGAGCCGGTGTTCGATAAACTCGAAGCTGATTTGGCGAAAGCACTCCTCTCTATTCCGGCAATTAAAGGCTTTGAAATCGGTTCAGGATTTGCCGCCGCGAAAATGAAAGCGAGCGAACACAACGACGAGTTTTACAAAGAGAAGAAAAGCGGCAAAGTTCGAACCAAAACAAATTTTGCCGGAGGAATTCTCGGCGGAATTTCCAACGGCGAAGATATTGTCGTTCGTGTTGCAGTGAAGCCGCCGTCGTCAATCCTTAAAACTCAGGAAACAGTTGACACCAAAGGGAAGAAACGAACCATCAAAGTTGAAGGTCGCCACGACCCATGTCTTTGTCCGCGTGCTGTCCCTGTCGTTGAATCAATGCTCGCTCTCGTTCTTGCCGACCATCTGATGCGACAAACCTTGACCAAACATCAAACAGGACTTGCACGAATCAGGGAAGAAATTGATATTGTAGATGACATGCTTTTGCTTCTACTCGCCCAACGCATGGAATTAGTTTCAGAAGTCGGCAAATGGAAGAAGAACAACAGCAAACCAATTCCTGACAAAAAACGGGAACAAGACATCATAAAAAAACGATTACGTGTTGCCCAATCATCAGGGCTTGATGAAACATTTATTCGGAAATTATACCACCTCATTCTTACTCAAGGAAAAACCATTCAAGCAATAGTATGA
- a CDS encoding type II toxin-antitoxin system PemK/MazF family toxin, which produces MKNKIVLVQFPFDDLSSFKVRPAVCLTNTIGSHNHVIVGFITSKIPSDILPSDVILTTSDKDFEITGLRVSSTLRLHRLLTVSKSNFIRELGIIPERIQNTVSTKLKLLFEF; this is translated from the coding sequence ATAAAGAATAAGATTGTCCTTGTACAATTCCCTTTTGATGATTTGTCATCATTCAAAGTCCGTCCCGCAGTTTGTTTGACCAATACAATCGGTTCACACAATCATGTTATCGTAGGTTTCATCACCAGCAAGATACCTTCCGACATCTTGCCTTCCGATGTCATACTTACAACCAGTGATAAGGATTTTGAAATTACCGGGCTCCGTGTTTCCTCAACCCTACGACTTCACCGACTCCTGACAGTTTCAAAGTCAAATTTCATTCGTGAATTAGGCATAATCCCAGAGAGAATTCAAAATACTGTTTCAACGAAATTAAAACTTCTATTTGAGTTTTAA